From one Comamonas piscis genomic stretch:
- a CDS encoding porin, which yields MNNNKLLALAVMAACASAAQAQSSVTATGLVDMYIGSMKAPGDDGRTTTLGSGGMTTSWFGFKGTEDLGGGLKASFLLTSFMRADTGTPGRFTGDVFWSRDALVSLSGDFGAVTLGRTVAPNFVPSISMNPFGDSFTFSPLVLHQNVSLFNKSGWQSSNPSDTGWSNQVIYSTPKVGGFSGNLHYQFGEQAGQGGKNNIGLNATYANGPFAITGFYEDVDMSNPVPAVLAENHRNWMLGSSYDAGFVKAYATYGQTTGKDTDFKIKTASLGATVPLGATSRILAGWAHSKLQDSNAKRDTVSVGYNYDFSKRTDGYAIVMYDKVKDFGNGTSFGVGIRHRF from the coding sequence ATGAACAACAACAAACTGCTCGCCCTCGCCGTGATGGCAGCCTGCGCCTCTGCAGCGCAGGCCCAGTCATCGGTCACCGCCACCGGCTTGGTCGATATGTATATCGGCTCGATGAAAGCCCCCGGCGATGACGGCCGCACCACTACCTTGGGCAGCGGTGGCATGACCACCTCCTGGTTCGGCTTCAAAGGCACGGAAGACCTGGGCGGCGGCCTCAAGGCCAGCTTTTTGCTGACCAGCTTCATGCGCGCCGACACTGGCACGCCCGGCCGCTTCACTGGCGACGTTTTCTGGTCGCGCGATGCGCTGGTGTCGCTGTCCGGCGATTTTGGTGCCGTGACCCTGGGCCGCACCGTGGCGCCGAACTTCGTGCCGTCGATCTCGATGAACCCCTTTGGTGATTCCTTCACCTTCTCGCCCCTGGTGCTGCACCAAAACGTGTCGCTGTTCAACAAGAGCGGCTGGCAGAGCAGCAACCCCTCCGACACCGGTTGGAGCAACCAGGTGATCTACAGCACGCCCAAGGTCGGCGGCTTCAGCGGCAACCTGCACTACCAGTTTGGCGAGCAAGCTGGCCAAGGCGGCAAGAACAACATCGGTCTGAATGCCACTTACGCCAACGGGCCTTTCGCCATCACCGGCTTCTATGAAGACGTGGACATGAGCAACCCCGTGCCAGCGGTACTGGCTGAGAACCACCGCAACTGGATGCTCGGCAGCAGCTATGACGCAGGTTTTGTGAAGGCCTATGCCACCTACGGCCAGACGACCGGCAAGGACACCGACTTCAAGATCAAGACCGCCAGCCTGGGCGCCACCGTGCCGCTGGGCGCCACCAGCCGCATCCTTGCCGGTTGGGCGCACAGCAAGCTGCAAGACAGCAATGCCAAGCGCGACACCGTCTCCGTCGGCTACAACTACGACTTCTCCAAGCGCACCGATGGCTATGCCATCGTGATGTACGACAAGGTCAAGGACTTTGGCAACGGCACCAGCTTTGGCGTCGGTATCCGCCACCGCTTCTAA
- the murI gene encoding glutamate racemase encodes MPSPLSPIGVFDSGIGGLSVLQALRDVLPHEQFVYFADSGNAPYGERGDAFVQQRCAHITQQMRERHGIKALVIACNTATAAAIEGLREQHPGLPIIGVEPALKPAAQHSQTHVVGVIATQGTVNSSRFAALQAAHATETRFVVQACNGLARAIEDSTRPGRDAAADAAHIQGLCQTYLAAMGAFGPQPDQIDTLVLGCTHYIFVADTLRALVGDQVSLLDTATPVARRTYSLLHATGMLRKPAQAPGADEACRLSTTGELKALQYAAAQWLGLAPQLCHAAD; translated from the coding sequence ATGCCCAGCCCCCTCTCCCCCATTGGTGTTTTTGACAGCGGTATTGGCGGCCTGAGCGTGCTGCAGGCGCTGCGCGATGTGCTGCCCCATGAGCAGTTTGTCTACTTCGCCGACAGCGGCAACGCCCCCTACGGCGAGCGGGGCGACGCCTTTGTGCAGCAGCGCTGCGCCCACATCACCCAGCAGATGCGTGAGCGCCACGGCATCAAGGCCCTGGTCATTGCCTGCAACACAGCCACGGCCGCCGCGATTGAAGGCCTGCGCGAGCAGCACCCGGGCCTGCCGATCATCGGGGTGGAACCGGCCCTCAAGCCGGCGGCCCAGCACAGCCAGACCCATGTGGTGGGCGTGATCGCCACCCAGGGTACCGTGAACAGCAGCCGCTTTGCCGCCTTGCAGGCAGCGCATGCCACCGAGACCCGCTTTGTGGTGCAGGCCTGCAATGGGCTGGCGCGCGCGATTGAAGACAGCACCCGACCCGGGCGCGATGCAGCCGCCGATGCTGCGCATATCCAGGGCCTGTGCCAAACCTACCTGGCAGCCATGGGTGCCTTTGGCCCACAGCCAGACCAGATCGACACTCTGGTGCTGGGCTGCACCCACTATATTTTTGTGGCCGATACCTTGCGCGCCCTAGTCGGCGACCAGGTCAGCCTGCTGGACACCGCCACGCCGGTCGCCCGCCGCACCTACAGCCTGCTGCATGCCACCGGCATGCTGCGCAAGCCAGCGCAGGCGCCCGGCGCTGACGAGGCCTGCCGCCTGTCGACGACCGGTGAGCTGAAGGCGCTGCAGTACGCCGCTGCGCAGTGGCTGGGGCTGGCGCCGCAGCTCTGCCACGCTGCTGATTAG
- a CDS encoding DUF6806 family protein, whose amino-acid sequence MPSYNPPFEIHVHGQVQLRADVGFDQLQEALKPLWAYAGAKSLVDGSESAYEEEPGILFEPKDHMLQMCWTVRGDDDFRQSLDDMCMNLNELADQGSAIEITFYDAEFDDEEQDRGAESRDDFMMLFVGPTPAAIMQVQRDMLVQDVVSTMERHFDAGELVGVVAEIDKLFSQRFDALVDSLEIGKPPRGTGGPGGGHGGGGRRPRHLH is encoded by the coding sequence ATGCCCAGTTACAACCCACCCTTTGAGATCCATGTCCACGGACAAGTGCAGCTGCGTGCCGATGTCGGCTTTGACCAGCTGCAAGAAGCCTTGAAGCCGCTGTGGGCCTATGCGGGCGCCAAGTCGCTGGTCGATGGCTCGGAGAGCGCTTACGAGGAAGAGCCCGGCATTCTGTTCGAGCCCAAGGACCATATGCTGCAGATGTGCTGGACAGTGCGCGGCGATGATGATTTCCGCCAGTCGCTGGACGACATGTGCATGAACCTCAACGAGCTGGCCGACCAGGGTTCGGCCATCGAGATCACCTTCTACGACGCCGAATTCGACGACGAGGAGCAGGACCGCGGCGCGGAGTCGCGCGACGACTTCATGATGCTGTTTGTAGGCCCGACGCCTGCAGCCATCATGCAGGTACAGCGCGATATGCTGGTGCAGGATGTGGTGAGCACGATGGAGCGCCACTTTGACGCTGGCGAACTGGTCGGTGTGGTGGCCGAGATCGACAAGCTGTTCAGCCAGCGCTTTGATGCCCTGGTGGATTCGCTGGAGATCGGCAAGCCCCCGCGTGGCACTGGCGGCCCCGGTGGCGGCCATGGCGGTGGCGGACGCCGCCCACGCCACCTGCACTGA
- a CDS encoding diguanylate cyclase domain-containing protein, protein MDGRQVHWQPDSPPPVDDLRDTAGPWLWRLWVVVPLMVLLGTAVVQWLAIHASQQTVISQLSAQQADETEMLARMMGSKLEQSQKVLGALAEAAAPWVQGPASQDPPLLDQGVAATRYFDSLVFARGSQVFRRHVRDPGEGDEAVEPTERDLLRRVMVDGKPLVSEPFRSAPGGPSIALGIPLRDKQGTVRGAMAGVLRLQSQSLLPVSLATTPPNSGQLVLMTAGGVLISHPDPARILGTTEDDSLLAQVLQRWQERSASGGAQPAQSWWLAPHLVSVAQMPAARWLVVRVMPHEQSLQSWGRQWRSWWWLLLMPLALAALTWLWLWTHSRRFKQLVAQTPLPLAPAPVLALASGPVQAADPASGPPPDEIDRMGMHLQELGQQRESLAEQLRQQQQLSESVLAHARFSFLLLEGDQIQQVSQALAHLLGYSRQDLQGQPVRMLAMADQDFDQAWEQLAPDLERQGSAETSVVLRHQSGAPVTVSLHLVNIADAGPNLRWCFVRAGQARVAALSPSRMDKLTLLPNYEALLLHLTALLQARREGLDQSSPSAPVLFYVNVDNMSAINALAGHAQGDLVLQHVARQLQLLQPFQGYAARVAGDKFALVLRQCSPEKAHELAAQLCDTLQNWQPQLRSKHFVVTVSIGLLQMDATFADALQVVRAADMASYSAKRQGGNRACWREAKVA, encoded by the coding sequence ATGGATGGCAGGCAGGTGCATTGGCAGCCGGATTCTCCGCCTCCGGTAGACGACCTGCGTGATACGGCCGGACCCTGGCTGTGGCGGCTCTGGGTGGTGGTGCCGCTGATGGTGCTGCTGGGCACGGCCGTGGTGCAATGGTTGGCGATCCATGCCAGCCAGCAGACGGTGATCAGCCAACTGTCAGCCCAGCAGGCCGACGAGACCGAGATGCTGGCCCGGATGATGGGCAGCAAACTGGAGCAAAGCCAGAAAGTGCTGGGCGCGCTGGCCGAAGCGGCGGCGCCCTGGGTGCAAGGCCCGGCATCGCAAGACCCACCGCTGTTGGACCAGGGCGTGGCGGCCACACGCTACTTTGACAGCCTGGTGTTTGCACGCGGCAGCCAGGTCTTCAGGCGCCATGTGCGCGATCCGGGCGAGGGCGATGAGGCGGTCGAGCCGACGGAGCGGGATTTGCTGCGCCGGGTGATGGTGGATGGCAAGCCGCTCGTGTCCGAGCCCTTCAGAAGTGCGCCGGGCGGGCCCAGCATTGCGCTGGGCATTCCACTGCGCGACAAGCAGGGCACCGTGCGGGGCGCGATGGCCGGCGTGCTGCGCCTGCAGTCACAGAGCCTGCTGCCGGTATCGCTGGCCACCACGCCGCCCAACAGCGGGCAACTGGTGCTGATGACCGCTGGCGGAGTTCTGATTTCCCACCCCGACCCCGCCCGCATTCTGGGCACGACCGAAGACGATAGTTTGCTGGCCCAAGTGCTGCAGCGCTGGCAGGAGCGAAGCGCCAGCGGCGGCGCCCAGCCAGCGCAGTCCTGGTGGCTGGCGCCCCACCTGGTGAGCGTGGCGCAGATGCCTGCCGCCCGCTGGCTGGTGGTGCGGGTGATGCCCCATGAGCAGAGCCTGCAAAGCTGGGGACGCCAATGGCGCAGTTGGTGGTGGCTACTGCTGATGCCCTTGGCGCTGGCGGCCCTGACCTGGCTGTGGCTCTGGACGCATAGCCGTCGCTTTAAACAGTTGGTGGCGCAGACGCCGCTGCCGCTGGCCCCGGCACCGGTGCTGGCGTTGGCCTCGGGGCCGGTTCAGGCGGCCGACCCGGCCAGCGGCCCGCCGCCCGACGAGATCGACCGCATGGGCATGCACCTGCAAGAGCTGGGTCAGCAGCGCGAATCGCTCGCCGAGCAGCTGCGCCAGCAGCAGCAATTGTCTGAGAGTGTGCTGGCGCATGCGCGCTTTTCGTTTTTGCTGCTGGAGGGGGACCAGATCCAGCAGGTCTCGCAGGCGCTGGCGCATTTGCTGGGCTACAGCCGCCAGGATCTGCAGGGCCAGCCGGTGCGCATGTTGGCCATGGCCGACCAGGATTTTGACCAGGCCTGGGAGCAACTGGCCCCGGATCTGGAGCGCCAGGGCAGCGCCGAGACCAGCGTGGTGCTGCGCCACCAGTCGGGCGCGCCGGTCACCGTCAGCCTGCACCTGGTGAATATTGCGGACGCCGGCCCCAACCTGCGCTGGTGCTTTGTGCGCGCCGGCCAAGCCCGGGTTGCAGCGCTGTCGCCCAGCCGCATGGACAAGCTCACCTTGTTGCCCAATTACGAAGCGCTGCTGCTGCACCTGACCGCCTTGCTGCAAGCCCGGCGCGAGGGGCTGGACCAGTCCTCGCCCAGCGCGCCGGTGCTGTTCTATGTGAATGTCGACAATATGTCGGCCATCAATGCGCTGGCCGGCCATGCGCAGGGCGATCTGGTACTGCAGCATGTGGCGCGCCAGCTGCAACTGCTGCAGCCTTTCCAGGGCTATGCGGCGCGGGTGGCAGGCGACAAGTTTGCGCTGGTGCTGCGCCAGTGCAGCCCGGAAAAGGCCCATGAGCTGGCCGCGCAACTCTGCGACACCTTGCAGAACTGGCAGCCCCAGCTGCGTAGCAAGCATTTTGTGGTCACCGTCAGCATCGGACTGCTGCAGATGGATGCCACGTTTGCCGATGCCCTGCAGGTGGTGCGTGCCGCCGACATGGCCAGCTACAGCGCCAAGCGCCAGGGCGGCAACCGCGCCTGCTGGCGTGAGGCCAAGGTGGCCTGA
- a CDS encoding PsiF family protein, translated as MKKLIVLASIALASQFALAADKAPTAQQQLMGTCNTEAKTKELKGDDRKAYMSSCLSDGRKRQQERMKTCNVDATGKKGDERKAFMSECLKK; from the coding sequence ATGAAAAAACTCATCGTCCTTGCCAGCATCGCGCTGGCATCCCAGTTTGCATTGGCCGCCGACAAGGCCCCTACCGCCCAGCAACAGCTGATGGGCACCTGCAACACTGAGGCCAAGACCAAGGAGCTCAAGGGCGATGACCGCAAGGCCTATATGTCCAGCTGCCTGTCCGACGGCCGCAAGCGCCAGCAAGAACGCATGAAGACCTGCAACGTCGATGCGACGGGCAAGAAGGGCGACGAGCGCAAGGCGTTCATGAGTGAGTGCCTGAAGAAGTAA
- a CDS encoding choice-of-anchor P family protein, whose amino-acid sequence MALVCSSTAFAASSGTGRAYGLEVTANVAGAGLNIPAADTGQQAAPPDFNMPVSVASVGVTAGVNLLSVATGVINSSTQSNLAQNSVVSSTSVDGLNLSLAGLALGANTISSQARMACVNGTPQGSGDAQILGGTGSLSGVSASVNGLVNLTINVPGLGTEVGVKLYTNEQSQSGTSMSVTALRIELVAKALTIPLLNASVIVGNSTASMPDCKPTVSLNPLPPINAGNQSSVPISGSCSAGSGNVAISSNPAGVGQSLPCTAAGTYTGTVNAQGLPDGTVTITAMQTASGQTSSASQSTTKNSGSVPQQPVVAVVTAPQITVANQASYSVSGTCSANAEAVAVTLGSVSTSALCSAGIWSASGINVSGLPDGAVTVTASQTVGGQTGSGSLVTAKDATAPAVAITSAPVINAGNQSSYGVAGSCSEGGAAVTVRVGSVAAVPSPVCNSGIWSASGLDVSGLPAGSVTVTAMQTDAAGNTGNASRTTSKDSSAAAVTVLVAPRINSGNQGSYGGVSGACSAADGMVTVAIGSISNTVACNGGAWVLSGVDVRGLPEGTVLVKASQTVAGTVISGSLNTVKDTTGPAVSISTAPTIDTSNQDAYSPAGTCTSGDGPVTVSVGSIRVTVACVNGNWTAPGMQVGALPKGPVTVTASQTDEAGNTGSSTREVTKTSDATGELPTGLIAPQSGTWIITEELNGEPGRGMGIDVQDGVLFMQVYNYRQSGAPTFHTALGTLNNNTVTAPLYFYEGGRFFGSEQRDGHEAGSPGNVVITFSSRSTGTIQFPGEAAKPMQRYDYEGTPVGVFSDAAFVDRWAMVEFNSNNQPVRSWWADIGNSGQVAMSEDWATAALTWPYPPTVATAVHGFGGTLSGHVVAQCSYSGSGLQFNCAGNRQGGAGGGAVVALTLQRGVDQLSGTVREGGDEARRLVGFRVGRAAYTLQNNQNVRTSYYAPGYAPESGTWVVSSELRGLPGRGISIELQKPTNSEDHMLFMSVYNYEADGQGTFHSLLGAHDASTTPEPNTPDLPTVQYQGGRYFGGPAAIASFKADAGLTKAIHFAAPSVGTLAFPGEQALQIERFYYGVNKASAQSLRGSWVLLSSTDAMPSRNFRFQTRDENSVIDTDSGYVCVAEVLRQFNFRCTAPSGSPVFRFVAGFYGASTGIVGDAEDAPAITVVRVTDPNGEMVQAGD is encoded by the coding sequence TGGGGGTGACCGCAGGGGTCAATCTTCTGAGTGTGGCGACGGGTGTCATCAACTCCTCCACCCAGAGCAATCTTGCGCAGAACAGCGTGGTGTCCAGCACCTCCGTCGATGGCTTGAACCTGAGTTTGGCAGGTCTGGCGCTGGGCGCCAATACCATCAGCTCGCAAGCGCGCATGGCCTGCGTCAACGGCACGCCACAAGGCTCTGGGGACGCACAGATTCTTGGCGGCACCGGGTCGCTGAGCGGCGTCAGTGCTTCAGTCAACGGCCTGGTCAATCTGACCATCAATGTACCTGGCTTGGGCACGGAGGTCGGCGTCAAGCTCTACACCAATGAGCAAAGCCAAAGCGGCACGTCGATGAGCGTGACTGCGTTGCGGATCGAGTTGGTGGCCAAGGCGCTGACGATTCCCTTGCTGAATGCCTCGGTGATCGTGGGCAATTCCACCGCGTCGATGCCCGATTGCAAGCCCACGGTGAGCTTGAATCCCTTGCCACCGATCAATGCGGGCAACCAGTCGTCCGTGCCGATCAGCGGCAGCTGCAGCGCTGGCAGCGGCAATGTGGCCATCAGCTCCAACCCTGCAGGCGTGGGTCAGTCACTGCCCTGTACGGCTGCTGGTACCTACACCGGCACGGTGAATGCCCAAGGTCTGCCGGATGGAACGGTGACGATCACCGCGATGCAGACGGCGTCCGGGCAGACCAGCTCGGCGAGCCAGTCGACCACCAAGAATTCCGGATCGGTACCTCAGCAGCCGGTGGTGGCCGTGGTCACGGCTCCGCAGATCACGGTGGCCAACCAGGCTTCGTACAGCGTGTCGGGCACCTGCTCGGCCAATGCTGAAGCAGTGGCCGTGACGCTGGGATCGGTGTCCACATCGGCGCTCTGCAGTGCTGGCATCTGGTCAGCCTCGGGCATCAATGTCAGCGGTCTGCCCGATGGTGCGGTGACGGTGACGGCCTCGCAGACTGTCGGCGGTCAGACGGGATCGGGCAGCCTGGTAACGGCCAAGGATGCGACTGCCCCTGCGGTGGCGATTACCTCGGCACCAGTGATCAATGCGGGCAACCAATCATCGTATGGCGTGGCAGGCAGTTGCTCGGAAGGCGGCGCAGCCGTCACGGTGCGGGTGGGCAGTGTCGCCGCTGTGCCCTCGCCAGTCTGCAACAGCGGTATCTGGTCGGCATCAGGCCTGGATGTCAGTGGGCTGCCGGCCGGCTCGGTCACGGTGACGGCGATGCAGACCGATGCCGCGGGCAATACCGGCAATGCCAGCCGCACGACCAGCAAAGACAGCAGCGCTGCCGCGGTGACGGTGCTGGTGGCGCCGCGCATCAACAGCGGTAACCAGGGCAGCTATGGCGGCGTCTCTGGCGCCTGCAGCGCGGCCGATGGCATGGTGACGGTGGCCATTGGCAGCATCAGCAATACGGTGGCCTGCAACGGTGGTGCCTGGGTACTGAGCGGCGTCGATGTGCGCGGCCTGCCGGAAGGCACCGTGCTGGTGAAGGCTTCGCAGACCGTGGCTGGCACGGTCATCTCCGGCTCGCTGAACACGGTCAAGGATACGACCGGGCCTGCGGTGTCGATCAGCACTGCGCCGACCATCGATACCTCCAACCAGGACGCCTACAGCCCCGCAGGAACCTGCACCAGTGGCGACGGCCCGGTCACGGTGAGCGTGGGATCCATCCGGGTGACGGTGGCCTGCGTCAACGGCAACTGGACGGCGCCTGGCATGCAGGTGGGCGCCTTGCCCAAGGGGCCTGTCACGGTGACGGCATCGCAAACCGATGAGGCAGGCAACACCGGCAGCAGTACCCGCGAAGTGACCAAGACCTCGGATGCTACTGGCGAGCTGCCCACCGGCCTGATCGCGCCCCAGAGCGGCACCTGGATCATCACGGAAGAGCTCAATGGTGAGCCAGGCCGCGGCATGGGCATCGATGTCCAGGACGGCGTGCTGTTCATGCAGGTCTACAACTACCGCCAATCGGGTGCACCCACCTTCCACACGGCCTTGGGTACGCTGAACAACAACACGGTGACCGCTCCGCTGTACTTCTACGAAGGCGGGCGCTTCTTTGGCAGCGAGCAGCGCGATGGCCATGAGGCGGGCAGCCCCGGCAATGTGGTGATCACCTTCAGCAGCCGCAGTACGGGCACGATCCAGTTCCCCGGAGAAGCGGCCAAGCCTATGCAGCGCTACGACTACGAGGGCACGCCTGTCGGTGTCTTCTCCGACGCGGCCTTTGTCGATCGCTGGGCCATGGTGGAGTTCAACAGCAATAACCAACCAGTGCGCAGCTGGTGGGCAGATATCGGCAACAGCGGACAGGTGGCTATGAGCGAGGATTGGGCCACTGCTGCGCTGACCTGGCCTTACCCGCCCACCGTGGCGACGGCTGTGCATGGCTTTGGCGGTACCTTGTCCGGCCATGTGGTGGCGCAGTGCAGCTACAGCGGCAGCGGTCTGCAGTTCAACTGCGCGGGCAACCGGCAGGGTGGCGCAGGCGGTGGGGCTGTGGTGGCGCTTACCTTGCAGCGCGGTGTGGACCAGCTGAGCGGCACGGTGCGCGAGGGCGGTGACGAGGCCCGGCGCCTGGTGGGCTTCCGTGTCGGACGCGCGGCCTACACACTGCAGAACAACCAGAATGTGCGTACCAGCTACTACGCGCCAGGCTATGCCCCAGAGTCGGGCACCTGGGTGGTCAGCAGCGAACTGCGCGGCCTGCCGGGCCGGGGTATTTCGATCGAGCTGCAGAAGCCGACCAACAGCGAGGACCATATGCTGTTCATGTCGGTATACAACTACGAGGCTGACGGCCAGGGCACCTTCCATAGCCTGCTCGGCGCCCATGATGCATCGACGACGCCAGAGCCCAACACGCCGGATCTGCCCACCGTGCAGTACCAGGGCGGGCGCTACTTTGGTGGCCCGGCTGCCATCGCCAGCTTCAAGGCCGATGCCGGTCTGACCAAGGCCATCCACTTCGCTGCGCCTTCGGTGGGAACGCTGGCCTTCCCCGGCGAGCAAGCGCTGCAGATCGAGCGCTTCTACTACGGCGTGAACAAGGCCTCGGCCCAGTCGCTGCGTGGATCCTGGGTGCTGCTGTCCTCCACGGATGCGATGCCCAGCCGGAACTTCCGCTTCCAGACCCGGGATGAGAACTCGGTGATCGATACCGACTCGGGCTATGTCTGTGTCGCGGAGGTGCTGCGCCAGTTCAACTTCCGCTGCACCGCGCCTTCTGGATCTCCGGTGTTCCGTTTCGTCGCCGGTTTCTACGGCGCCAGCACCGGCATCGTCGGGGATGCGGAAGATGCACCGGCCATCACCGTGGTGCGGGTGACCGACCCGAATGGCGAGATGGTGCAGGCGGGCGACTGA
- a CDS encoding YebC/PmpR family DNA-binding transcriptional regulator produces MGAQWKAKGKALVADAKGKLFGKLVKEITVAARLGGGDVGSNSRLRMAVEAARKASMPKDTLERAIKKGSGAGADAVNYSTVLFEGYAPHRVPVMVECLTDNPNRTAPNMRVCFRKGQLTAVAWDFDHVGMVEGEPENGADVELAAIEAGAQDFEPGEEEGVTLFITEPTDLDTVSKALPEQGIKVLSAKLGYKAKTPISMGSLPAEAQEEVQAFLAGLENDDDVQNIYVGLVD; encoded by the coding sequence ATGGGCGCGCAATGGAAAGCAAAGGGCAAGGCGCTGGTCGCCGATGCCAAAGGAAAACTCTTTGGCAAATTGGTCAAGGAAATCACGGTGGCAGCACGGCTGGGTGGCGGTGATGTGGGCAGCAACTCGCGCCTGCGCATGGCCGTCGAAGCCGCCCGCAAGGCATCGATGCCCAAGGACACCTTGGAGCGCGCGATCAAGAAGGGCTCGGGCGCTGGCGCTGATGCCGTGAACTATTCGACCGTGCTGTTCGAAGGCTATGCACCCCACCGCGTGCCGGTGATGGTCGAATGCCTGACCGATAACCCCAACCGCACGGCACCCAATATGCGCGTCTGCTTCCGCAAGGGCCAGCTGACAGCAGTGGCCTGGGATTTTGACCATGTGGGCATGGTTGAGGGCGAGCCAGAAAACGGTGCCGATGTGGAGCTGGCCGCGATCGAAGCCGGTGCGCAGGACTTTGAGCCTGGCGAAGAAGAGGGCGTGACCCTGTTCATCACCGAGCCCACCGACCTCGATACGGTCAGCAAGGCCTTGCCGGAGCAGGGCATCAAGGTGCTGTCGGCCAAGCTGGGTTACAAGGCCAAGACCCCCATCAGCATGGGCAGTCTGCCGGCTGAAGCGCAAGAAGAGGTGCAAGCCTTTTTGGCCGGCCTCGAAAACGACGACGATGTGCAGAACATCTATGTCGGCCTGGTGGACTGA
- a CDS encoding Crp/Fnr family transcriptional regulator — protein MPDSLRLDEFALTSASAGALLRQRHQPLQEALYLERGSVAFGVQEEGRMRHLLGIMEGPCWLDAAPALADQPCAVDMVAQTPVQWRAVPVGHLRNYLQRWPAEAQGLVTSMAQGYCQQAALAVSRVAQDAVARCAQWLLQHAEPGDQGLRVQLAQSKRQIAAHLGIAPETLSRVLRQLRDQGLLDGLGKNLWLPQPESLRQLAKA, from the coding sequence ATGCCTGACTCACTCCGCCTGGATGAATTTGCCCTGACCAGCGCCAGCGCTGGTGCCCTGCTGCGCCAGCGCCACCAGCCGCTGCAAGAGGCGCTGTACCTGGAGCGGGGCTCCGTTGCCTTTGGTGTCCAGGAGGAGGGGCGTATGCGCCATCTGCTGGGCATCATGGAGGGGCCTTGCTGGCTGGATGCGGCCCCCGCGCTGGCCGATCAGCCCTGTGCAGTAGACATGGTGGCGCAGACGCCCGTGCAATGGCGCGCCGTACCGGTGGGCCATCTGCGCAACTATTTGCAGCGATGGCCGGCCGAAGCCCAGGGACTGGTTACCAGCATGGCCCAGGGCTACTGCCAGCAGGCAGCGCTGGCCGTCAGCCGGGTGGCGCAGGATGCAGTGGCGCGCTGCGCGCAGTGGCTGCTGCAGCATGCCGAGCCGGGCGACCAGGGCCTGCGGGTGCAGCTGGCGCAATCCAAGCGGCAGATTGCTGCACACCTGGGCATTGCGCCTGAGACGCTATCGCGCGTGCTGCGCCAGCTGCGCGACCAGGGCCTGCTCGACGGCCTGGGCAAGAACCTCTGGCTGCCGCAGCCCGAATCCTTGCGCCAGCTGGCCAAGGCCTAG
- a CDS encoding YgjP-like metallopeptidase domain-containing protein, producing MSTPVLLPYLQSYSTSLQQQAGSLLQSGKLGQWLLQRHPQAHQMRSDKALHAYVMGLKGEHMRNSAGLAKVVYDSKLQLVYQALGIHVRTGKNHGGKTQSRHEIRIGSLFKHAPESFLRMIAVHELAHLRESDHNKAFYQLCEYMEPSYHQLELEVRLYLTWLDQGGHRLWQVAGDAADAAS from the coding sequence ATGTCCACCCCCGTCTTGCTTCCTTACCTGCAGTCCTACTCCACCAGCTTGCAGCAGCAGGCTGGCAGCCTGTTGCAATCGGGCAAGCTGGGCCAGTGGCTGCTGCAGCGCCATCCGCAGGCCCACCAGATGCGCTCGGACAAGGCCTTGCATGCCTATGTAATGGGCCTCAAGGGCGAGCACATGCGCAACAGCGCGGGCTTGGCCAAGGTGGTGTATGACAGCAAGCTGCAGCTGGTCTACCAGGCGCTGGGCATCCATGTGCGCACGGGCAAGAACCACGGCGGCAAGACCCAGTCTCGCCACGAGATCCGCATTGGCAGCCTGTTCAAGCACGCACCCGAGTCCTTTCTGCGCATGATTGCCGTGCATGAGCTGGCGCACCTGCGCGAGTCGGACCACAACAAGGCCTTCTACCAACTCTGCGAATACATGGAGCCAAGCTACCACCAGCTGGAGCTGGAAGTGCGGCTCTACCTGACCTGGCTGGACCAGGGCGGCCACCGGCTGTGGCAGGTCGCCGGCGATGCGGCGGACGCCGCTAGCTAA